One Triticum dicoccoides isolate Atlit2015 ecotype Zavitan chromosome 5B, WEW_v2.0, whole genome shotgun sequence genomic window carries:
- the LOC119308863 gene encoding cysteine desulfurase, mitochondrial-like, whose translation MALPRRLLPLFLRRGGRLPSSPAPAPTPVRALSTAALPVDALAAEEEDDSITIKGVRISGRPLYLDMQATTPVDPRVLDAMLPFYLSRYGNPHSRTHLYGWESDAAVEEARARVARLIGADPREIFFTSGATECNNIAVKGVMHFYRDRRRHVITTQTEHKCVLDSCRYLQQEGFEVTYLPVRPDGLIDVAQLADAIRPDTGLVSVMAVNNEIGVVQPLEEIGRICREKGVPFHTDAAQALGKIPIDVNQMGIGLMSLSAHKIYGPKGVGALYLRRRPRIRVEPQMSGGGQERGIRSGTVPTPIVVGFGAACEIAAKEMDYDERRVSALQQRLLDGIRSKVDDVVINGSMEHRYAGNLNLSFAYVEGESLLMGLKEVAVSSGSACTSASLEPSYVLRALGVDEDMAHTSIRFGIGRFTTEEEVDRATELTVHQVLKLREMSPLYEMAKAGIDIKSIQWSQH comes from the coding sequence ATGGCCctcccccgccgcctcctccccctcttcctccgccgcggcggccgcctcccctcctcccccgcccccgcccccacccCCGTCCGCGCCCTCTCCACGGCCGCCTTGCCGGTCGACGCCCTCGccgcggaggaggaggacgactccaTCACCATCAAGGGCGTGCGCATCTCCGGCCGCCCGCTCTACCTGGACATGCAGGCGACCACACCCGTGGACCCGCGGGTGCTCGACGCCATGCTCCCCTTCTACCTCTCCCGCTACGGCAACCCGCACTCCCGCACCCACCTCTACGGCTGGGAGTCGGACGCcgccgtcgaggaggcccgcgcGCGCGTCGCGAGGCTCATCGGCGCCGACCCCAGGGAGATCTTCTTCACCTCGGGCGCCACCGAGTGCAACAACATCGCCGTCAAGGGCGTCATGCACTTCTACCGCGaccgccgccgccacgtcatcACCACCCAGACCGAGCACAAGTGCGTCCTCGACTCCTGCAGGTACCTCCAGCAAGAGGGGTTCGAGGTCACCTACCTCCCCGTTCGCCCCGACGGCCTCATTGACGTCGCACAGCTCGCCGATGCCATCCGCCCCGACACTGGGCTGGTCTCCGTCATGGCAGTAAACAACGAGATTGGCGTTGTCCAGCCGCTTGAGGAGATTGGCCGCATCTGCCGTGAGAAGGGCGTGCCCTTCCACACAGACGCGGCGCAGGCTCTCGGGAAGATCCCAATTGATGTCAACCAGATGGGGATTGGACTCATGTCACTGTCCGCGCACAAGATTTATGGACCCAAGGGTGTCGGTGCGCTCTACCTGCGCCGCCGCCCTCGCATTCGTGTGGAGCCACAGATGAGTGGAGGTGGCCAGGAACGGGGCATACGCAGTGGCACAGTGCCCACGCCCATTGTTGTTGGATTTGGTGCTGCCTGCGAAATTGCAGCCAAAGAGATGGACTACGATGAGAGGCGAGTTAGCGCTCTGCAGCAGCGTCTGCTTGATGGCATCCGTTCCAAGGTTGATGATGTTGTCATCAACGGTAGCATGGAGCACCGGTATGCGGGCAACCTGAACTTGTCATTTGCATATGTCGAGGGCGAGAGCTTGCTGATGGGGCTGAAGGAGGTGGCTGTGTCAAGTGGCAGTGCATGCACCAGTGCTAGTTTGGAGCCTTCCTATGTGCTCCGGGCGCTTGGTGTGGATGAGGACATGGCACACACCTCCATTCGCTTTGGCATTGGCCGCTTCACCACCGAGGAAGAGGTGGACAGAGCAACTGAGCTCACTGTCCATCAGGTGCTTAAGCTCCGTGAGATGAGTCCACTCTATGAGATGGCTAAGGCAGGCATCGACATCAAGAGCATCCAGTGGTCGCAGCACTGA